The Bombyx mori chromosome 8, ASM3026992v2 genomic sequence TATTAACAATATGAATAACATGAATAATATGAACAACATGAATAGCATGAATAACCTGAATAATATGAATTTAGGAAACATGCATGGGTTCACGGACCCCCGCGGCGGTCCTACTCCTGGACTACTCGGAATAGCTCCAAATATACCTCATAACTTCAATGCCAGTAATTATGGTGGACCAAACAATTACGGGAACATGCCGTTTAACGGACCCGGCTCGGGTAATGACTTTAACTTTGTCGACAGCGAACAAAATTATCCCAGATTTCCGAACAGAGGGGGGCATCGCGGTCGCGGAAACGATCGGTGGAATCGAGGGGGCCCAGGTAGAGGGAACCGAGACAGAAAGAATTTCAACGATCGTGGTAATTGGAAAAATGATAGGAATTAACTTAAAATGTTTGAAAGTCATGCGTTTAAGATATGTAAATTATTGTAGATATAATATAGATGAATCCTTCCACAACTGGGCGTGATCAAGGTGATAATTAATTACGGATTATTACatagattttatattttataatccaATAAGTTTTACAGTTTTTTGTATAGTAATCCTGTCAATTGTAATTTAACGTTAGTTAGtttaaaatcactaaaatagcGTAAGGCTTGATAAAGTTAACAACGTACTCATGAGGAGCCAAATTTTTAAGACTGAGTGCAAGTTTGTAAATGAGATTTTAGTTTTCGTTACAATGACTATGTCATCTTGAATATTTATATCGAACAAGTATGAGTTTAGaaacggtattcaaagacaaactAGGTTTAAAGTAAATTACGTTAATTTTAAGGAAATGTGTAAAATTATTCAAACTCAAAAGCAATAATTAGCATAATATTTTAGCTAAATCGTTATAAGGCATCCTTAGTCTAATATTGCCAGCGGCCTACTcgagtttaaataaatttattttatatatttgtgttCATTTCGTTCCTTCACCATAGGCTCGTAAGTCAAATCGAATTTATGAATTTATGATATCGATACCAAAcactaaaaattatatttttgcaatATTTACCTTCGCACGTCGAAACTCACCTTAATATTGTGTTACACTCATAAATTATCTTCGTAAACACTGAATAAGACTAaacattttgttaagtattaaataaaaatgcttaattaaataaagtatataattgatttaaacaattttaaacatATGTGTTTGTGCAAGAAAAGAATTTGTTTTggtgatattttttctaaaggtACGTAATTATCATGGTTGCTGTCATTGATTGGACCACTGGGCTAATCAAATTCTGGCAATGAACTACGTCCGTGTTTTCgtatgtaaaattatattatatcttatatttttatttaatattatatttttaataattaaatagcgGAAGTATATGTGACCGCTAATAACGAGTCTCTGAAACATATCTACCGTCTGTGTTTTTCATTCCAGAAGATCCTCTAAAGATCGTTGCGGCATTTTGGCTTTACGTAATTAAATATACTTAAGCCTTGTATGATTAACTTATGATCTCAAATTTCATGtttaaatgtactttttttaacTTTGATTGAACTTGTATTTGGTACATTGACTACCTTATTAACTATGCCCAGAACTTCGATTTTTCCATGTTTTTCAGTGGAATGAAAATGAATGTCACAGTGATATACGTAagtatgtgtttatttatttttcaccaaATTCTATACATAAGAATGACGTCACCGGATAATATTATACTTTATACCGACTGAAGTACAGAGGTTATGTAATTAGAAAATTCAGTTTTCAAACGTTCACGTTCTGTTCTCAAATTCACAGCGACTTGAGATATTCTTGAAAATGTCGAAGCtgaaaatgaaatttttcaatatAGGTGTCTGAAATACAACAATTTCTATGTATCATTTACCTAACAACGAATGATGACTACTTACATAAATTAAGATGACCAACATCGTATTGATCATCTACGCAGTTGTAAAACACCACACACTGTTTAGTGGATAGCTTTGGTTGAGATACAAAGTAGTTATATAGCAATTCTAATTCTCTAGGAGCGACTTCTGATGTGTTAGATGAACAAACTAAAATTACTCCTTTAACTCCAAATCTTAAAGCAGGCCAGCATGATTCGAATCTGAAACGTGAGTCGTCCATACAATCTAGGTAGAGACGTGGAGGGAGACTATGCTACGAGGAACGattaattttagtattaaatcAAAACAATTGTCGTGAGAGTTTAATTACAGTACACaagattaaaaaacagttatttAATTCTGCTTCGCTATAACAACTCATGTTTGACTCATCCGATGTTTTTTGGTGCGTCATTGAGCGTAGGTATCTACGTGATTAGGTAGGTATATGGTTTgtaatgattataaaaaaaatgtgtaattttAAATTGCATTATCATTGCATTAGTCTTAGTCACTGATTAATGCGTGGATATCGAAAATGGTATTATTAAAGGTGCATACCTAgctgacaaaattaaatgaggTGATCAAAGATCTTCGTTTAGTTTCATATTTGAAGtaacttttatattttctgGTGTTGTCTGGTGGAAAGTGGTCTGAATCTTATTTACAGTTTGAGAATCACGTCAAATCAATTGAGTTAGTaccataacaaaaacaaacaaacaacgtTATGTTCCGGCTTAAAATGCAATCGGTTAAAAACTTCACGTAGTAAGAATTCGGTTGCACTACAAACacataaaaagaaaacacaaaCTATAATATCACCATAAAATGAACGTAATATAATCCATGCTTTAATAGTATAATAAATTCGAACGTGAATTTCTTGTATTTTCAAGTCTGGACTAATGAAGACAGTCTTGACTACACCGATACACTGAATTTTGTAATACCTACACGTTGTCGGGAGTACAGACAATGAAATGGAGCACCTTTCATCCACAAAAAAGTGCTTTCCTCGAGggatacaatttatttttctacattaCTGCGAGCGTTAACCCATAATACATAACTGGAAtgttaataaatgtatttattacagACGGGAGTGCTTAAATAACACACACGTATGTTTTATCCCCTTGCTTTGCCTACAATACTTTTactaaactttaaattaaatttcctaTATTGTGTATTTTAAAGTAGTCGAGTGTTTGTTTCAttcaataatgtattttatttcacaCTTTTAGCTATTTAGttacgaataaaataaatttgtatgtagGCTTATATAATTCGGTTAGGACCTGCCTGGCTAGATTATAAATTCTGGCGCGTTCTATCTTTAATACAATGAATTTATTGCAATAAATCACGTCACACctcatataattaaatttatcaaatgGTCAAAGGTTGCAAATCATTCCAACGAACGAGACACATACATAAGCTGAAAAAACCTTCCTCGGCAATCGGTGGGCAAACCAAAGCTTGACATCCTAGTGGCGTAGTGGTGAGTGGCCCTGATTACTGAGTTACAGGTTCCGAGTTCGATTCCCATTTGTGCTCTATGGAATTCGtttcaataataatagaaaagtgTACCTACTAAAAATGCGCCTGACACCAGAGTTTTAGTTAAGTTTTTAAAGTTACTGTAAAGTTATAATTTAGGTATTCATTTGAtattgttaacaaaaaaatattcaacacttACCTATGATCACCACTACAGTCCCACAATTCTATATCTACGTTTCTTCCGGTATAGTTTATATTTGACTGTTCGAATTCCACTATTCTTAATCCTTGAGTAGGCTTCGGGTTTCCCGCTTCATCAATATTAATAGAATTCGATAAAAAATTAGCTATTTGAGTTTTGCCActctataaaaatgaaatcggaaataaattgtaatttcacTATTCCTAAAACAAGACTTAGACTtttgaatgttaaaataatattaatctgcCTAATTGATAATATAATCAAAGCTCTACTTTAATTGTATGTGAAGCTAAAAAGTGTCCGCGGGAACCTAATTAATtgctataatttaatttataggtATTTGTTTTAAGatcattttgtattattatggAAACTTACTTCAGAGGGACCTATCATCAGTATCTTCAATTTATTAGGTTGCATGATGATTTTTCAATACGTTGTAGCTTATGAAAGGTAGATGCTATGTTGTATTTTCACTTCACTGTATTCTTTTGCTTTACTCGTATAATTATGTAGAAAAACTCATTTCAAGTTTCTTTTTGGAAATCCCAATCGTGTATTGTATTTGTTTGTCGTTTATACCCAGCGTTACCAAGACGACATTGGCATGACAAACTTCATTTTATAGAttgataatctttttttttttattgctcagatgggtggactaggtcacagcccacctggtgttaagtggttactggagcccatagacatctacaacgtagacgcgtcacccaccttgacatacaagttctaaattctcagtatagttacgacggctgccccacccttcaaatcgaaacgcaccactgcttcacggcagaaataggcaagacggtggtacctatccgcgcggactcaaaagtggtcctaccaccagtaaaaaatctattatctaTGACAATTATACCACATGACGTATTAAATCCAAGCACTGGCAGAAGATAGACAGAGGAACCTTCAAATTTATcacataaatttcaataaatcgcGATGCGTGTGTGCGACAGCAGGAATACTCCAATGTTGTTTAGAGAGACATTCCACCGCATGCATGTATTTGTTGAGAATATCCAGTCAGCTTTTCTAGCTCCCTTGACCAAGAAATCTATCCTAAGTATTTTTCCGAATTTGGTTTAATTATGGCATCTGTATggctttaaataatatttttcttcctTGATATTTTTGATGTAGTAATAATGAGTGCAGATCTAttcttcatatttatctttttgCTGTCTTGTCATCTCTCTGCTATCGAGCTGAATCCTTACTGACATTCACAATGATATCAAGACACcaataaaacattgaaatttattcaatgTCGATTTGACTCCGGTTTTTCTTATCCCGATGATTAGTTGATTAACTTTCAACTCGTATCTGAGTTCAACACAAGACATTACTATgtgtttagtattttcttctgtATTCCCgagttgtagacataattaaaactacttttgctTAAtcgtcgtccgtgaccacgaaaactaaagAATTCGAAATGTTAGaatttatgtaattacaataaaaacgcgttattaaactataaaaacaatgttaattatgttattttatttcattgaggAGTGACCTAGCTCACGGCtaacttgatgttaagtggttactgaaaacATTACAACGTGGAagccgccaccctccttgacaCGTTAGGTCGAATTCTCAATTCTATTGTATAATGGTTTTCCCATTCTTCAAAGTGGATTGCATGACAGTTTTACCGCAGAAATAGACTTGCCCGAAATAGATTAATTAACCCTTAGCATATACAGAGCTTTAAGAGAAATTGCTCGGAGCGTACTACAGgcgtattataaataataagtcgATGTGTAAAATACATTTGATGCTATttttaggattaaaaaaaattaaaattgtacttGAAATCTAAAAATAGTAGGTCCCACCGAGACTTGAACTCGGATCGCTGGATTCAGAGTCCAGAGTGCTAACCATTACACCATGGGACCTTTCTAGAAGCTCCCTGAAAAACTGGAACTAAATGGTTTTTCCATTAAGGTAGCAGTAACTAAGGTGGCATTTGCAGTATCAAATTTAAGAAATGTTAAAACGACTGTATTCGACGACATCGATACTGAGCTTGTACGGACAATTTTGTATTCGCTTCCTAAAAAAGTATAAACTACGTCTCGGATAAGCCCCTTTGAAAAGTTTCACGTTATTTAAAGACATCAATATTGTCGACGTTTGTGTTTGCGCCGACTCAATAAAATTAGTGTACCTAcctaaaatataattacatacgTATTTAACCCGAACCAATTTGGATaggatgaaatatttatttcaaacactATAAATCTAAACGAATTGAccaaatgaaattacaaaatatgtaggtatatataattttaataatgaaaaaaaaactgtcaactAACCGCATCACAGATATACGAGTacctatatgtatttttataagtaTCTGTCGGCAGTAGACAAATAATCATGATATTTCACCGTCTCAAGTTTGTTTTAATTCCCTTAGATATCCCAATAGCGGGAATATCAGATTCCATAATGACGTGAATACCTagctactttgagacatgaggttgaaatgtctgttgtattgtataacagtTGTTCTACTCATCAGACTGaaatgcatgactgctttgcggtagagataggcaggacggtggtactaAGCCGTTTAGACTTATAGCACGACCCATCATTCGTAAATGGCTAAATGCCGCTTTGCTATCGCACCTATGCTGTTATAGTACCCAGAGATCATTGCTGCCTATTTCCTTATTGTCACCTTTTACGAGACCCACACTAAAAAAAGCCGTGGGCTATTACACAGTCGAAATACCACTACTtactacatataataaataagcgACATTACGTATATCgtaatgtttttcatttttacattttattaatacttcAATAGATAAGGCAGTTTTATACTAATTGAAACAAGAGTTCAATGTGATAAAAGAGGCTTGAATGTAAATGTATGTATACTCGTAGTTAAGGGTAGACTAATGCAAAACATCCGGGTACGACGTTCTATCTAGCTCGTTTAGACTATAGTACCAACATATCCTAACGTTGTTCCTCGGTCATCGACCGACTCCAGACTCGATGCCGGTAGATTTGCGGGATACTATAAATTTCAATGGTGCGTTGACTCCAATGATTCAGCTTGCTTTTTCGTACTATTACTtcaatattgaaattataagtaatCATTGTAGTGATTCTGATTAGGTTCTAAATATGGAAATgctgtaatttaaattttacttaataaatgtatTGATGTTCGGATATTTTGTTATAGATTAGTTAGATTTatataattactagctgacccggcagacttcgtagtgcctcaatcgataaataaaagacctaaacttttgtataaaataaacttaaatcatacacaacaaagaaaaaacaaaattgttatttttatttaattgcgggcattttcatatttatctaccttt encodes the following:
- the LOC101741029 gene encoding intraflagellar transport protein 22 homolog; translation: MQPNKLKILMIGPSESGKTQIANFLSNSINIDEAGNPKPTQGLRIVEFEQSNINYTGRNVDIELWDCSGDHRFESCWPALRFGVKGVILVCSSNTSEVAPRELELLYNYFVSQPKLSTKQCVVFYNCVDDQYDVGHLNLSSTFSRISQVAVNLRTERERLKTEFSNYITSVLQSV